CGCCGAGCGACAGGAACACGTCCGCCTTGCACTGGAAAGTGGCGCGGCCGTCGGGGAGCCGCTCGCAGCTCTGCAGGTTGGGGGTGACGTCCTCGACGCACACGGCCTGGGGACGGGGGAGGATGAGGGGGCGCCCGCACTCTCCAGCATCCCGCACCCTGCACCCTCCAGCGCCCAGTACTCACGAGGCTCCTCAGGCTGGGGCGCAGCTCTGGGAAGGCGCCGGCCCGTCTTGGTCCCGTGCCCACCAGGGGCTCGGAGCGCCGCGCGTACGGTGACCCGCGGAAGCCGGACAGCAGCCCCGCTGCGCGGCCCACGGAGTAGTAGCCCGGCCGCGCCGCCTGCTTGTACCATGCGAGGCCGGGGGGCGTCAGCAGCAGGCACAGCGCCAGGGCGGCAACCACCAGCATCGCGGGCCTGGCCATGGGgacgcgggcggcggcgggcgggggggtgTGGAACGACAGCACCAGCGCCTTTTATctgcggcggggcggggcggggagcaaGGGCGGGAGCCCGGATGCGGGGGCCTCCCTATGCCAGAGGGAGAAGCCGCACAGGGTCAGCGCCTCTTGGGCACAGGAGCGCGCTGGAAGAACGGCTGGTCGAGAGCTTGGTGGGGGCGTGACGCCCCCGTTTCCCCCATCCACCTGCCCGTTTCTGGCCCTGCCTGCTCTTACTGGGAGGCGGCGCCCACCAACCTTGGTCCTATCTGGGTCTGGTCTCAGTGGGATCCGGGGCGGCCGTGCTGCACTGAACCCTCAACCAGTCTAAAGGTGCCCCAGCCCCGAGTCACCACCGGAGATCCCCAACACTcatgaggctggagagagagccACTGACTGCACTGTGCTCAGGGGACAAAGGAACAGTTCCTACCCTAAAGGGGAGCTGACCAAAGGACAAGGACTTCTTGAGGAGGCATGGAAGTCTGGGAAGGCCTGGGGGCAGAGGTCAGTTTCACACCTATGAGGGAAGTTTCTACAACAGATCTGGTCCTCAAACAGAGCTGACGGCACAACAGGCAGGATGGCTCACAGGAGAGATGAGGAGGGGAGGTCAGGGGAGAGCATTTGCAAAGGCAGGCGCTGTGACCCTGTGACGCCATGGTGGAGGGAGAGCTGAGGCTATGGGATCCTGAGCACACCTGGCAGGGCCCCTGAGCTTCCTGGGAGGCGGCAGATTGCTGGActctgggtgtgtgcagggcctggcaGGTAGCCATGTGTCCAGTTCAAGGGGACTGAGCAGGCCCTGGGAGGACAGGGCTGGAATCCAGGAAAGCGTGGAGAGGAGCCCACCTGGCAGGGAAGTGGGAGTACCCTGCCGGGAGGGGAGGACTGTGTGACATGTGACAAGCTGTGGATCCCTCTGGGGTGAGGGCTCCTGTCCCAGTGCGCAAGAAGGCTAAAAGCCTGGAGGCTGCGTGTGGGGTCTGGTGCCCCAGGCACATGGGTACTTCCTGTCACAGGAGAGAACTCCCCAGGGAAGAGAGaactccagggaggggaggtgggccgGGGGCAAGCCAGATGGAGGCCACAGCCTACCTCCCAGTGAGGGCTGACCTTCCTATTGGTCTGTGAACTCCTGGTGGCTTTGGATCCAGACACACTGTAGACAGGCCCCTAGAGTAGAGTTGCTGCCTAGAACCCAGCAGCTAAATGGGAGCAACCAGGAGGCTGAGCCCAAGGGCCCAAGAGGGAGAGCATGCGGCAGGTGACATCAGCCATTAGGCTTGTTCAgctgcccctcctcctgctcaCACTTTCCAAACGTCCTGACCACGTGCTTTCCCAGGACAGACACCAGCACAAGGGTCTTGGCACTTGGGTTTCTGGGCAAGGGGCACATGACCTCCAGGGTCTCTGATGGCTTCCTTTCCTCTGGGCACAACGTTCAGATGGGACGCGTGGTACCACATGGGTGACCACGCAATGCCCAGTCTTCTCTCCTGGGGACTGCGGACAGGCATAGTAGTATGAATGTGCTCAGCAATCAGCTACCCATTCAGCAGACAGAAGGGGTTACACAGACACAGGGCAGTGACCCCGAGGTGAGAGGTCATTGAGAACAGACTGGAAGGAGCCAGTGCTCACAAGACACGCAGCCTGCAGTGGTCTCCACCCAGAAGCTCCTCAAGACCATTAGGGCTGGGACTGCTGCCCCTCCTAGGGGGCCACCACCCCATACGAGCTGTGGTGGAACAGAGGCGCCCAAAGGACATCCCAAGGGCTGTCCTTCCCTAGGAAGGGAGCCCCTCCGACACCTGCGGACACACACCCTGATGTAAAGGACACGAGCCGTGACAAACAGCTGGCCTTCAGCTGGAGCAGGGGAGACGGGTTGAGACAACACGTCACAGCTGCCTTGGCAGAGCTGCCTCAGCACAACCAGCAGCTGCACAGGGACGGCCTCCCAGCAGGAGGAAGCACGGCAGTGGCTGCCAAGCTGTGTCCAGCCAGGGTCCTGGTGACCAGCCTGAAAAGTGGTCCCCAGGCCTCCGCACTGCTAGGCTCTTCAAGCCCGAGCCCGTCCCTCCTGCCTCAGCTCCTCCAGCTGATTCCAAGCTCCTTCTCCTCCAGGGGCTGTGACTCAGGGCCTCTTGGCATCGCATTGAGATGTTTATTCATGAGAGTTTTCATATCGACGCACCCCAAGGCCACCTCAGCACCAAGAAAACAAGCAACCGGAGGCCTCCGGCCAGGCTCAGGTGGTTTAATGAGTTTTACTTATTGGATAAATGTGTCAATATTgtgatggaaaaaaacaaacacagctcCAGTCCTCATTTCAACCCTGTCATATCCCAAAGGGGACTGTCCCAGTGGAGACCATGGCGCCCCCAGAGCCACTGTGAGGGTGGGGCAGTCTCAGGGCAAGGGGGGCGCCGGACAGCGCAACCTCACTCCTTGAACTTCCACTCCTGGCGGCACATGGGGCAGTGCTGCTGCACCTGCTGCGCGTTGAGCCACTTGAGGATGCAGTGCATGTGGAAGCAGTGCGAGCACTGGCCCCACACCAGCGGGCAGTCGTCACCTGGCACCTTGCCTGCGGGAGGGATGAGAGAACCAGTGAGTCACACAGAGCTCGGGACAAGCTGGGTGGGCATGTGCACCCACGGTGGCCTCGTGTCTCAGAGAGGACAGGAATCAGGAGTGAAACCACTGACTCTGCCCTGCAGCCGCCTCCATGCGAACATCGTCAGCAAAGCCCACCCAGGCGGCTCCCGCTTTCAATCTCCCCTCCCCGGGTAGAAGCAGCTCAGCGAGCTCAGCAGGAAGAGCTCTGGCCTAGCCCACATCCCCACCTGctggcctcccagggcctgggcGCATCTTCAGAcacaccccagctctgccactgccaCTTGGCACCTGTGATGCCAAGAAGGTTACATCAGTGTGT
The DNA window shown above is from Hippopotamus amphibius kiboko isolate mHipAmp2 chromosome 17, mHipAmp2.hap2, whole genome shotgun sequence and carries:
- the ANAPC11 gene encoding anaphase-promoting complex subunit 11, which produces MKVKIKCWNGVATWLWVANDENCGICRMAFNGCCPDCKVPGDDCPLVWGQCSHCFHMHCILKWLNAQQVQQHCPMCRQEWKFKE
- the NPB gene encoding neuropeptide B; its protein translation is MARPAMLVVAALALCLLLTPPGLAWYKQAARPGYYSVGRAAGLLSGFRGSPYARRSEPLVGTGPRRAGAFPELRPSLRSLAVCVEDVTPNLQSCERLPDGRATFQCKADVFLSLGAADCRSM